From Butyricimonas paravirosa, one genomic window encodes:
- a CDS encoding TlpA disulfide reductase family protein: MKQNFFLIFCLALLAGCDINKGFTIDGVVPDVENGRTIYLVALAMNSQWDTLGMSVVENGKFKIEGKIPEPRIAQIRGIEKRQSIPLFLENVPFLVKVTGERPVVTGGELQRISNEFNDVKAEIYKDMPEMEKAFREAREQKNWSRCEQLIKEEERLDSIYNEAERQILAEWGNTLVAVYLVSRHHPKMRFERLKPMYDRLSEEMKNSPYGQVITQRYRDAKITAVGEIAPDFTLLTPEGDSLSLYSVKAKVKVLDFWASWCGPCRAENPNVVALYQKYKDKGLEILSVSLDSKREPWVKAIREDGLIWKHVSDLQGWKCSAAQRYKISAVPSIFVLDSDNRIVGSFLRGKQLEQVLDSLMIE; encoded by the coding sequence ATGAAACAGAATTTTTTCTTAATCTTTTGTTTGGCCTTATTAGCCGGATGTGATATAAATAAAGGTTTCACGATTGATGGTGTTGTCCCGGATGTGGAAAATGGCAGAACGATTTACTTGGTGGCTTTAGCCATGAATAGCCAGTGGGATACGCTGGGGATGAGTGTTGTCGAGAACGGGAAATTCAAAATCGAGGGAAAGATCCCCGAACCCCGGATAGCCCAGATACGGGGAATCGAGAAACGACAATCTATCCCGTTATTTTTGGAGAATGTTCCGTTTCTGGTGAAGGTTACCGGAGAACGTCCCGTTGTGACAGGAGGAGAACTTCAAAGAATCAGTAACGAGTTTAATGATGTGAAAGCTGAAATATACAAGGATATGCCGGAGATGGAGAAGGCTTTCCGAGAAGCTCGTGAGCAAAAAAATTGGAGCCGATGTGAACAGCTTATTAAAGAAGAGGAGCGGTTAGATTCCATCTATAATGAGGCTGAACGACAAATCCTGGCAGAATGGGGCAACACGTTGGTGGCTGTTTACCTCGTCTCCCGGCATCACCCGAAAATGCGTTTCGAGCGTTTGAAACCGATGTACGATCGGTTAAGCGAGGAGATGAAGAATAGTCCTTACGGGCAAGTGATCACGCAACGTTACCGGGATGCTAAAATTACCGCGGTAGGAGAGATAGCTCCTGATTTCACCTTGTTAACACCAGAAGGAGATTCTTTGTCTTTGTATTCTGTGAAAGCAAAAGTGAAAGTGCTGGATTTCTGGGCGTCTTGGTGTGGCCCTTGTCGTGCGGAAAATCCCAATGTGGTGGCCCTGTATCAGAAGTATAAAGACAAGGGATTGGAGATTCTAAGCGTGTCTTTAGATTCAAAACGGGAACCTTGGGTCAAAGCGATCCGGGAGGATGGTTTGATATGGAAGCACGTGTCGGATTTGCAAGGGTGGAAATGTTCAGCAGCACAACGTTATAAAATAAGTGCAGTACCTTCCATTTTCGTGTTGGATAGTGATAACCGGATTGTGGGGAGTTTTTTACGCGGAAAACAGCTGGAACAGGTGCTGGACAGCCTGATGATAGAATGA
- a CDS encoding RNA polymerase sigma-70 factor codes for MQSDKSDIDIIKGMREGKVSAFRDLYTRYSNLIYRNILVRVNSSFDADDIFQDFFIQVWEKRESLEITSSVKNYLLVWLRNHILNSIKKEQIRDRYHEMSGEGKSEADDYTWVEIVAADLDDKIKHIVRKFPPRLRSVYMLSREQHLSVKEIADKLSVSEQTVKNQLTDILKRLRKEISRENFCL; via the coding sequence ATGCAATCGGATAAATCAGATATAGATATTATTAAAGGGATGCGTGAAGGTAAGGTTTCTGCATTTCGGGATTTGTATACCCGCTATTCTAATCTGATTTATCGGAACATCTTGGTGCGTGTAAATTCGTCTTTTGATGCGGACGATATTTTTCAGGATTTTTTTATTCAGGTATGGGAGAAAAGAGAGTCGCTGGAAATAACTTCGTCCGTAAAAAATTATCTACTAGTCTGGTTGAGAAACCATATCTTAAATTCGATCAAGAAAGAACAGATTCGGGATCGTTATCACGAGATGTCCGGGGAAGGTAAGAGCGAGGCCGATGATTATACCTGGGTTGAGATCGTGGCGGCGGATCTGGATGACAAGATCAAACATATCGTTCGTAAATTCCCTCCCCGATTAAGGTCAGTGTATATGTTGAGTCGAGAACAACATTTGTCGGTGAAAGAGATTGCCGATAAATTATCCGTGTCGGAACAAACGGTTAAAAATCAATTGACTGATATATTGAAAAGACTGCGGAAAGAAATTAGTCGAGAAAATTTTTGTTTATAG
- a CDS encoding FecR family protein has product MGVDEIYDLLKKYRENTCTPEERERIVRWYRQQDDEVEQLPEIPRKKLEQLWYSIERKMRGRERSLFFSYAAMLIIMFSVGGGIFYLAKEKRGNHPVETVHQDLLPAKGVVMLQLSDGRSIPLTGTAIIKERGGQVIENDSAKVLDYTGVREKEVEPVYNKITVPTGGEYLVLLSDGSRVRLNSCSSLRYPVVFTGENRTVELEGEAYFEVEKSVHPFFVKTSNVNVRVTGTTFNVSDYADDSRVTTTLVEGQVVVNKRDQEEIYVLEPGLTFKYKKDNGKIKIKAEDPELYVSWMRGKFKFENMRLEDIVCKLNRWYDCNVEYADDTLRDLRFSGAAEKDRPASYLLEMIETVTDVKFDVSGKKIRISHK; this is encoded by the coding sequence ATGGGAGTAGATGAAATATACGATTTATTGAAGAAGTACCGGGAGAACACGTGTACACCGGAGGAACGAGAACGGATCGTGCGTTGGTATCGACAACAGGATGACGAGGTGGAGCAGTTACCCGAGATTCCCCGGAAGAAATTGGAACAGCTGTGGTATTCAATCGAGCGTAAAATGCGGGGACGGGAGAGAAGCTTGTTTTTTAGTTATGCAGCCATGCTGATCATCATGTTTTCCGTGGGGGGAGGTATTTTTTATCTGGCCAAAGAGAAGAGGGGGAATCATCCGGTGGAAACCGTTCATCAGGATTTGTTACCAGCGAAGGGTGTCGTGATGTTACAATTGAGTGACGGGCGAAGTATTCCGTTAACGGGAACGGCGATTATCAAGGAACGGGGAGGGCAGGTTATTGAAAATGATTCCGCGAAGGTGCTGGATTATACCGGTGTTCGGGAAAAAGAAGTTGAACCCGTGTATAATAAGATCACGGTACCAACCGGGGGCGAGTATTTGGTGCTTTTGTCCGACGGTTCCCGGGTTCGGTTAAATTCTTGTTCATCGCTAAGATACCCGGTCGTTTTCACGGGAGAAAATCGAACGGTGGAATTGGAGGGGGAGGCGTATTTTGAGGTAGAAAAATCCGTTCATCCTTTTTTCGTGAAAACATCCAACGTGAATGTCCGGGTAACAGGAACTACCTTTAATGTTTCTGATTATGCGGATGATAGCCGGGTAACGACAACTTTGGTCGAGGGGCAGGTAGTGGTGAACAAGCGTGATCAGGAGGAAATCTATGTCTTGGAACCGGGATTGACCTTTAAGTATAAAAAGGATAATGGAAAGATTAAAATCAAGGCGGAGGACCCGGAATTGTACGTGTCATGGATGCGGGGAAAGTTCAAGTTTGAAAATATGCGGCTGGAGGACATCGTGTGCAAGTTGAATCGTTGGTATGATTGTAACGTGGAATACGCGGACGATACGTTGCGGGACTTGCGATTCAGCGGGGCCGCGGAGAAAGACCGTCCGGCAAGTTACTTGCTGGAAATGATCGAGACAGTGACAGATGTGAAATTTGACGTGTCGGGAAAAAAGATAAGGATATCACATAAATAA
- a CDS encoding SusC/RagA family TonB-linked outer membrane protein encodes MRNLFLLLLISASSIWARDGYSQKSQEIFSVKSGTIESIFRQIKKQSGYEFFYNTAVLDVKENVSLATPNGTLEDILSQVLGNKYSYSIRDNYILISGKKHVLPDEVKKIVIKGLVKDRKGESLPGVSVLLKGTTVGVATDVKGEFMLTIPAQDTIVLRFTFIGMKTKDVVYRAQEKPIVVVLEESATEVEEVIVTGYQEIKKERMTGSVEVVTSKDIVNKGYTSVEDVLKGQMAGVAVMNLSGRPGAQARIRIRGINSLTGDTNPIWIVDGMPLTGNVPEVSMGGTEFEETVLTSGIGNIPPDDIESITVLKDAAATAIYGSRAANGVIVVTTKRGTVGRSYINVQVSYGLSEAPDNRLKMMNTKEKIAFERGIYEDFPGLNVGGRVYQLLKKVDNGLLTKVEAETEIERLSKINTNWFDKIFRVAHTQNYSISLSGGNETTQYYGSLSYLSQEGVMPNNKYESMGASMKLTHDFNKFLRVHFDVRSSLRNDRSSASPVNPLDYATYANTYERLYDEEGNYDYDRSSFSELSSIRDGYRYDFNILKDLNDNTTKSRYVSNQVSLKLEFKIMEGLMLSSMGTFSNSNNHSMRELVPGSYASKRASWLAGIYTEGEITDDMNNGMVQESTSRSQQWTIRNQLEFARGFSGGDHYVNAYLGQEVSSSKGYGFTSMIPEWSDVYGVASYPDLTGVTLKSSFTDLLAKLGSHSETQDRSASFFMTGSYSYKDRYVIQGSARLDGVDIIGTDNRFSPLWNVSGKWNVHNESFMTRFGFINQLAFRVSYGFVGSIDRNALPFSVLRKVSNYSYNGEKIMDRYDPSNPSIKWQRQENRNIGFDASLLNNRINLVVNYYDNDTRNLLDDKKIAASTGRLSVAANVASVNNRGWEISLRTLNVRTTDFSWVTSVNFTKNKDKVTETYYQDLSEVSASTNSTFESIYNLYIQGRPVKAFYGYKYAGVDPYTGNSLAYVDGFDDDGNRLGTLTPEGKYVYNMDNDLTTQLANSSRGYLGRSDPPITGGFTTQFNYKRFSLFAQFTYMTGHLARSFQYYVSGGTTSASARNLLKIEANRWRKPGDMTDVPKYGTSRTEYLYQLFDFRFEKGDYLKCNNISLGYNLDPALCAKLYITRARLNLNMANVFTLTKFRGIDPETKGAFTYPSARTYSFTLSIGI; translated from the coding sequence ATGCGAAATCTTTTTTTGCTATTATTGATTTCCGCCTCTAGCATTTGGGCAAGAGATGGTTATTCCCAAAAATCTCAAGAGATTTTTAGCGTGAAGAGCGGGACGATCGAGTCTATTTTCAGACAGATCAAAAAACAGAGTGGTTACGAGTTTTTTTACAACACGGCGGTGCTGGATGTAAAGGAAAACGTATCGTTGGCCACTCCGAACGGGACGTTGGAGGATATTTTGAGCCAGGTGCTGGGGAATAAATACAGTTATTCGATCCGGGATAATTATATCCTGATTTCGGGAAAGAAACATGTTTTGCCGGATGAGGTGAAGAAAATCGTTATAAAAGGTCTTGTGAAGGATAGAAAGGGGGAATCTTTACCGGGCGTATCCGTGCTGTTGAAAGGGACGACGGTGGGCGTGGCGACAGATGTGAAAGGAGAATTCATGTTGACGATTCCCGCGCAGGACACGATCGTGTTACGATTCACGTTTATCGGGATGAAGACGAAAGACGTGGTTTACCGGGCGCAGGAGAAACCGATTGTTGTCGTGCTGGAAGAGAGCGCTACGGAAGTCGAGGAAGTTATCGTGACCGGGTACCAGGAGATTAAGAAGGAACGGATGACTGGTTCCGTGGAAGTCGTGACTTCAAAGGATATCGTGAATAAAGGGTATACCAGCGTGGAGGACGTGTTGAAGGGACAGATGGCCGGGGTGGCCGTCATGAACTTGTCGGGAAGACCGGGAGCCCAGGCTCGAATCCGGATTCGGGGCATCAATTCCTTGACCGGGGACACGAATCCGATCTGGATCGTGGACGGGATGCCACTCACGGGAAACGTGCCGGAGGTGAGCATGGGAGGAACGGAGTTTGAAGAGACGGTGCTGACGAGCGGTATCGGTAACATTCCCCCGGATGATATTGAAAGTATCACGGTACTGAAGGATGCGGCGGCCACGGCGATTTATGGTTCCCGTGCGGCAAACGGTGTGATCGTGGTAACCACGAAACGGGGAACGGTTGGACGTTCATACATTAATGTTCAAGTGTCCTACGGGTTGAGTGAGGCTCCGGATAACCGATTGAAGATGATGAATACCAAAGAAAAGATTGCTTTTGAAAGAGGTATATACGAGGATTTTCCGGGGTTGAACGTTGGGGGACGGGTGTACCAGTTGTTGAAAAAGGTGGATAACGGGTTGTTGACTAAGGTCGAGGCTGAAACAGAAATCGAGAGATTGAGTAAAATCAATACAAATTGGTTTGACAAAATTTTCAGGGTGGCACATACCCAGAATTATAGCATATCCCTTTCGGGAGGTAACGAAACGACCCAGTATTATGGCAGTCTTTCTTATTTGTCGCAGGAGGGGGTGATGCCCAATAATAAATACGAGAGCATGGGGGCATCCATGAAGTTGACCCATGATTTCAATAAATTCCTGCGAGTACATTTTGACGTGCGTAGCAGTTTGCGTAACGATCGTAGTTCTGCCTCTCCGGTGAATCCGCTGGATTACGCGACTTATGCGAATACTTACGAGCGTTTGTATGACGAGGAAGGGAATTATGATTATGACCGCAGTTCGTTTTCCGAGCTTAGTTCCATTCGGGACGGGTACAGGTATGATTTTAATATCCTGAAGGATCTGAACGATAACACGACGAAATCAAGATACGTGAGTAATCAAGTGAGTTTGAAACTTGAATTCAAGATTATGGAAGGGCTGATGCTTTCTTCCATGGGGACATTCTCGAACTCGAATAATCATTCGATGAGGGAATTGGTTCCCGGTTCTTATGCCTCGAAACGGGCCTCTTGGTTGGCAGGTATATACACGGAGGGAGAGATTACGGACGATATGAACAACGGGATGGTTCAGGAGTCGACTTCCCGTTCCCAGCAGTGGACCATCCGGAACCAGTTGGAATTTGCCCGGGGATTCTCCGGTGGCGATCATTACGTGAATGCTTACCTGGGACAAGAGGTTTCCTCTTCGAAAGGATACGGTTTTACCAGCATGATTCCGGAGTGGAGTGACGTGTACGGTGTGGCGAGTTACCCGGATTTGACCGGAGTTACGTTGAAATCTTCTTTTACCGATTTATTAGCGAAACTGGGATCCCATTCCGAAACCCAAGACCGGAGTGCATCGTTCTTTATGACCGGATCTTATAGTTACAAGGACCGCTACGTGATACAGGGAAGTGCCCGTCTGGACGGGGTGGACATTATCGGTACGGATAATCGTTTTTCACCTCTTTGGAACGTGAGTGGTAAATGGAACGTGCATAATGAGTCTTTCATGACTCGGTTCGGTTTTATCAATCAGTTGGCTTTCCGGGTGTCCTACGGTTTTGTCGGGAGTATTGACCGGAATGCCTTGCCTTTCTCTGTTTTACGTAAAGTGAGCAATTATTCGTATAACGGGGAGAAGATTATGGACCGTTATGATCCTTCCAACCCTTCAATCAAGTGGCAACGGCAGGAGAATAGGAACATTGGTTTTGACGCCTCTCTATTGAATAACCGGATCAACTTGGTCGTGAACTACTACGATAATGATACCCGGAATTTACTGGATGATAAAAAGATTGCCGCCTCGACGGGACGCCTTTCCGTGGCTGCAAATGTGGCTTCCGTGAATAACCGGGGATGGGAGATCAGTCTGCGAACTCTGAATGTGCGCACGACTGATTTCAGTTGGGTGACCTCGGTGAATTTCACGAAGAATAAAGATAAGGTGACCGAAACTTATTACCAGGATTTGAGTGAAGTCTCTGCTAGTACGAACTCGACTTTCGAGAGCATATATAATTTGTATATCCAAGGACGCCCCGTGAAAGCATTCTATGGTTACAAGTATGCGGGAGTCGATCCCTACACGGGAAACTCGCTGGCTTACGTGGACGGGTTTGATGATGATGGGAATCGTTTGGGGACTTTGACCCCGGAAGGTAAGTATGTCTATAACATGGATAATGACCTGACCACTCAGTTGGCTAATTCGTCCCGCGGTTACTTGGGACGGAGTGACCCGCCTATCACGGGAGGTTTCACCACGCAGTTTAATTACAAGCGTTTTAGCCTTTTCGCGCAATTTACTTATATGACGGGACATTTGGCTCGTTCGTTCCAGTACTACGTGTCGGGAGGAACAACCAGTGCCTCTGCGAGAAATTTGTTGAAGATCGAGGCGAATCGCTGGCGGAAACCGGGTGACATGACCGATGTTCCCAAGTATGGTACTAGCCGGACCGAGTACTTGTACCAGTTATTTGATTTCCGTTTTGAGAAGGGGGACTATCTGAAATGTAATAATATTTCATTGGGATATAATCTGGACCCGGCTTTGTGTGCCAAGCTGTACATCACGAGAGCCCGTCTGAACTTGAATATGGCGAATGTTTTCACGTTGACAAAGTTCAGGGGAATAGACCCGGAAACAAAGGGAGCTTTCACTTATCCAAGCGCTCGGACATATAGTTTCACGTTATCAATTGGAATTTAA